In the genome of Mucilaginibacter sp. 14171R-50, the window GATAGCCTCCTGCTGACGTAAGGGTCTACCTTCTTTTGTTGCTGCCGCATTGTTTCCAAAGTTGTAGTAAACCATCGCCAGGTTCTTTAAAAGGCTCGCGTCGCCAGTTGCTAACACCTCGTCGCGTACTGCATTAAAATCCTTACCATGCGGTGTAAGTTTTTCGACATAGGCCTCCAGGCGCTCGCCTAACTCCGGATGATCTATATGGCTGGTGAAACGGATATTCATGGCCTGGGCAAATTGAGTGGAGCCATAGCCGGGCTGGATTTTAATCCAACTACCGACAAAAGTCTGGAACCCGATCAACCCGGTTTCCGGGTCACCTAAAATAACGACCGGCTGCAAATCAGGCATACGGGCCTGGACAACCTTATTCTGAGTATAGGCCAATTTGCTATCATCGATCAGCTTAAAAAAATGATCGATAAAATCGATGGCCCGGTCAATGAGCGGCAGCAGAAATTGGGTGATACTGACACTCTGATGTCTGGTGCCGTTGATTGGAACGCCGTTACCCCTGACCAGGATAAAATCATCTTCGATGAGTGAATAGGCCGAATGGACAAAGCCGTTACGAATCTCATTGAAGTATAAGCCTTCCAGATCATCAATAAAAGCGTTAAACCGGCTTTGCTCCGCCAACGCCCGGAGTTTTAGAAATTTTTCTGTAGGTGTGAAATAATCTTCCCGGCCCGTATAGAGATCGGGAAGGTATCTTAATTGCTGGTTGACGGTAATTCGCAGCAAATTGCCAAGGATGTTATATAACTCATCCATTTCAAAAATGTGGCAGTAAATATGCAGGCCAAGCCTGGCTTTCGAATGTAGATTTTCTGTCGCCAGGTACCGCGCTTTCATATCGGCGATATAGGCCCGGCTTTCATGCAGATGGGTCAACGCGCGCTGGTCGCCCATCCCCCTGAAACCGATCAGGATATTGACGAACTCAAATTCATCAATGTTTTTCGCGTTTGCAAATAGACGGTGCAGTTCGGCTAAAAGATCAGCTTGTTCCATGGCGGCAAATTAACTATCACAAAATTATGGCATTGGGAGCATTAATCGAATGAAAAAAGCCCCGCTCCTTCAAGCGAGGCTTTACCTAAACCTTATCACAATTCAGCGGAAAGTTCCGCCGATGTATCTACAAACGTAATTATTTTTTACAGTAATTACTATGGTCATATTTTATCGGGAATTTAATTTGGTACAATTTGTTGGCTAAATATTTTTAAGCCAGGTCTGTTGAAATGCAGCGCCCCGTGATTTCACCGACCGTTGGTAATCAAAGCGAAATCACGGGGCGAAATGGGGCGGGCGTATGCCCGCCCGCCGGACAATTCCGGCGGGGCCGATTGATGATATTAAGCCACTTTTAAGGGCTGTGTCCTGAAATCTGCAAGGTTCAGAAAAAACCCCCGATTGAATAATATGCCTTCACGGAACATCTGCCAAAGCAGGGATGCCCCGCAATTGGCCAATGCCGAATTAATAAATAAATCCTGCTTGGTGAGGGCTTCGGCTAATGAACAGCTTGGCATATTATCTTCCTTTGCCGAGGTGTTTAGCAGTTCTTTAAATTCTTCCGTAACCAATGGCAGGCTTTCTACGGGATGGTATAATTCGGATGCGGGTTGGGTAATTTTTTCAAGGGTCGATAAAACGACCTGACCGCTTGAACGGCTGTTCCCAAAATCAAGCCAGTATTTTACCCGGTTACGACCGCCGTAATTCCTGGTCAGGTGTTGCAATATCTCACCTATCTCATAACGTGCTTTAACCGTGTCTACGCAAGAAAGCGTAATCACTGCGCTTGCTATATCCCTGTCCTTTAAGGATTGCTTATCATAACGGGTGGTTTCAGCTTTCCAGTTGGTGCCGAAAAAACGATTGATACGGTTGATCAGGGCAACAGATTTGTACTGGCCTAATTCAGCAGTCGTAAATAATTGCCTGCCTAAATTGGCGTTGTCTACCCGGTCGTCGTCAAATACCCTGACAAAAAGCCCTGCATGGCCTAAAACGGTTAGTGCGTGGTTCATCCTTGCAAGGGCGGTCAATAACTGGCTACCTGTTCCACCTGCGCCAATTAAGTTAATGGTGATAGGGTTATAGGGCTGTAATAATTCCTTTTGTACAATATGTACCGCAGGCTTTTTATTGGCTTTCTTTTTCATCGGATGATTTGTTTAAGGGTTAAACGGGTGGTTAATAATTCTTCCTGCGGAAAGGGTTTTCCCAACCCTGCGAGGGAGCGCCATAAATCGGTCGTATTGGTTTTGGTACTATTGTTCCCGCTAATGGAATGGCTGAAATTGCTGTTAAAAAAATAGCGTTCCCACGTGGCCATGAAATCCTCTAAGCAGGTTGTTTTGCCGATATTGATTTGTACCGTTCCCATACAAACCTGCCCGCTCCCATAGATATTCAGGTAGGGCGCATAACAGAGCTTAGTGTTCTCATGGGGCTTGGCCTTGCCTTTTAAGGCATAAACATGCAAGCTATCTGCATTGGCTTTCCAAAGCATGGCCGGAATATGAAATTTCCCCGATGGGATATGTAAGCCATCGATAAAAAACAGGTTTACTTCCTGTGGAGGGGTGTACCAAATCGCATAGCCGTTCGCCTGTTGATTGACATACAGCACCTTGTTAGAAAGCAAGCCTTTACTTTTCAGATAAGTGTCCTGTAATTCCTGCGAGGTTTGCAGGATAGCATGCAGGGCGGTCAATTCCTTAACCGAGAGCGGGTGGGCATTGATGGGTTTGCCGTTTCGGCCTATATCGTAGCTTTCCACGTAAATCTGTGTTTCGGCTTCATTGCGTTGGAACTGGTTGATTTGTTCCTCCTTTTCGTGCCTGTATATCAGCAGGGCTTTATAGGGTTCGAACCCGCTGTTAAACTGTTGGGTGATGTTCTTCATAGTCGTAGTCGTTAAGTAAATCCCGCAGGCGTTCAATCAAATCAAACAATCGGGTTTCGAAATCAAAATCCTTGCGTTCGGTATCGGGCAGGGTGTCAAAGCAATGTACAATGGTGGGTTCGTCCTGTACCGCTATTTCCTGAAAGCTGCAATTGATCATATCCATCAATTCATCCTGAAAACAATCCCTGTCGCTCCAATAGAAACTGATATATTGTTCAACCGTTATCCGTTCTTCCTCGTCAGGATATATCAAATCATCACGGATGCTGTCACTAACCGACCGTTTAGGATACTGTCGGTACAACTGTAAAAAATCATTAGCCAACTGTTCCCATTCCAGTTCATAATTATCACGGTGATGATAGGCGGTTATAATTTGCTCCATCCTTTTTAACCACAGTGGATTTTTAATGACAGGCATGATATGCCCGCCTGCCCGTTTCATTTCATATAAGGTGGCCTCCTGATGTTCACGCCATGCCTTTTCTTCGGCATCATTGTCATTTTCGTATTCAGCTTCATTTATCCAGTTTTCCAGTGTGTCATACTGGCAATCCATGAAAGTGCCGTTTTCAGCATAAAAGGGAATGTCAACCACTTGGTGCAGGTAGGCGAATATAACCGTGATTAATTCCGTAATGCGCTCCTGCCCTGCGGTTTGCGACCATAGCCAGTAAGGCCGAACAGGGATATAGAATAAACAATGGCTTAAATTGTAGGTTGTAACCACGCTTAATACCGCTCTTTTTCCTCTGTCCCTGATAATTACACAATGATGGTTGCGGTCTATCCCGCTCACCTGTTTAGCGACTTCCTGCCAAGTGCTGTAAATATTTTGCGGAAAGGCTAAATCTGTTTGGGGTACGGGTATTTGATAGAAACCGCAGAGATTGGCAAGGGAGTGAAAATACTCCCTTGCTGTCTTTTCCCTGTTTCCGTCAAACGACCAAAAAGGCTGAAAGCTATGGTTTAAAAAACCATTTCCGTTATGCCTGCGGGTGCGCTCCTTAAGGGGTTGCGCCTTACTTCGTCGGCATCGGGCAGGCGGTCTAACCGCCCTGCCAGTTCCCCGAACAATTGCTGTATTTTCCATTGGTCGCCTTTCGTGTTGATTTTAATTACTCTGTTTTTCATTTGCTTTTTCATGGCTATCCTTTCGTTCCCATCGTGCTTTCGAAGCGGTACACGGCTTCATCGTTTTTGATTTCAGGGCCGATGATTTTAGAATTGGTCAGTACCGGATAGGTGCCTGCAAAAAAGTTCTGTACATCGGTGATGGTAAATGTGTCGTTAGGGTCTGTTAAGCGGATTTCCTGACCGTTCTCCCTGTGCAGGAAAATCCTCGGTAAAATCATTGTTTTCATGGCGATGTGATTAGTCTTTAAATTGGTTTGCTAATTTCTCGTATATCTCCTTACCCGCTTCTATTTCCTTACGCCTGCTTTCAATCAGTTCTGCTTTATCAGGGTAGTCAGCAGGGTCGGGTAATTGTGCCAACGCTTCGACATATTTCATCTGTTTAGCCAATTCCTTAGACTTGTCCATCGCTTCATCGAACAACCGTTTCTTTTCCGCTTTGACTTCGGTGTCGTCGGCGGGTGCGCTGAACAGGTCGGGTTCGTCGTCCTTTTCCTCGTCGGTTTCGGCAGTTGTAGTTTTGACTGCTTTATCCTTATCATTCTTTCCGTTCTTTTTGACCTTTTCCAATTCCTTTTGGTAGGTTTCCAAGTTGGTTATCAACCCTGCCGTTTGCTTGACAGGCTGTTTAATTTCCTCAAAAAACTTTTCATCCAGTTCTGATGCGGTGGCCTTAAAGAGCATCGGGGGCAACCCGTTCACAGCCTTGTCTTTTTTGAGTACAACGGAAACGGTTTGTACTCCCGTTTCGTCCTGATGGATGTTCAGCAGGAAATTTCCTGTAAATCCTAATCCTGCTATCTGCTGAAAAAATTGCGTATTCATAATCTTAAAATTTTAGATGGTTAATGCCTGCGACAGCCAGTAATACAAGTCCCGCTAAACCGCAGAGATTGGCGACTATCATGATTATTCGTTCAAGGGTGGTTACTACCACATACTTTTGATAAGTATGGAAATGCTGTAAACCCCCTACGCCCCTGCGGTTAAACCGGCGTCTGCCGATTTGGTAGCGGATAACAGAACAGAGGGCTATCAAAATCAATCCGCACAGTAGTGTTAAATGATGTGTTGTTTTCATTTCAGGTAAATAAAAGTTCAACTGCGGGTTTGAATTTTGGGTCGGTGTGCTTTTCCAGTTGCGTGTAGTTGTAAAGGGCTTGCCTTGTGAAGATGGCTAAAAAACCATCGAATAACTGGTCAGAAAATACGTTTGCCGAGCGGTACAGGTCTTTGGGATATTTAGCGATAACGGCCTGTATCTGTTCAGCGAGTTTAAACCACATATCTGCGGGCATTATCCCGTTATTCCATTCTGCACGAATGCGCTCTTTGTCATTTAAAACGGTTTCGGACAGTTCGTTCAGATACCCTAAAAATTCAGGTATTTCTTCCCTTAAGAGATTGTGCAAAAGCCTTGCTTTAGCCACATTATTCATTAAATTTAATGGTTGCATGCTATTTATTTTTTAGCGGGATGGCTTAAAGCCATCCCTGTTGGTAAGCAAATCGGTTGATTTCTTTTATGGCCACCTTATGACAGCCGATACGGATAAACTGGCGGTTGATTTCTACGATAAGATAGTCCCGCAGAAAATACTGGCCTACTTTAGCAGAACCATCCTTAATAGATTGGTAAAGGAATTGGCCTGCCGACAGTGTAAAGGAGATTTGTTGGGTAGTTTCCACCTTGCAGGTTTTCACGTTACAACGCAGATAGTCCCATCCGTCAGTACTGATAAACCTGTCGGTTTCAAATGCCCGCCACGCTTTCAGTTTAGCTTGCTGCAATTTTTGGGAACGCTTCTTTTGTCTGGCCTGTTCAATTGCCCTTTCTTCGCGGTCATGAGCGAGATAGTCCGCAAACTGCGCACAGTCCCGAATATCCCCTGCTTGGGCTAATTGTTCAGGTATAGCCAAACCAAAGAAATCCGCATAACGTTGCGCCTCACTGTACAGGTCGGCAATCGTCGTCGCATACTTCTGCGGGCGGTTAGCCCGCGCTAACTTTTCAGCAACGGCAATGATGCGTTCTTTCCAATCCGCAAATAATTCCTCATGGTTCATTGCGGGGTCAGCCACATTGATAATATTCAAGTGGCTTGAAGCGTTGCGTACAATGGCGATATGTTTTGCCGTTGTTTGGCTGTAGGTACGTTCTGTAAATAATACCGCCCGTTCGCCTGCCTGATTTTGAACATGCTTTGCAATGATAAAATGGTCGCCATAAGAATAGACACACCCACCACCATACAGCATATTACCACCTGCGCCAATCCCGCTACCGTCCTGCCGGTTCGCCCATTCATGGGCGATATCCCAACACACTGTTCTTACGCTCATATCCTTTGATTATTAAATTTTTACCTGATTTTCGTCCTTTTATTCTCCTTATCCCCGTTGGTTGTTAGCCGATTTGGTCAGCATTTGAATTTGCTCGGTTCGGAATTGCAGGCTTGCCATTGGCTCCCCGTCCCTGCTCACCCACGGTTGGGCGGTCATAAATCCGCTCAAAGTCACCAACATGCCTTTAGTCAGGTAGGGCGCTATGGCATCGGTGCGCCAGTAGGTACACTCTACAAAGGCGGTTTCCTCTTTGCGCTCGCCCTGCGACTGATAGGTGCGGTTAACCGCTACCCTGAAACCTGTTACATTTTTGTCCTCGCTTACTGCTCTCACGGTAGCGTCTGCTACCAATCTTCCTGTGATTTCCATGATTACTTTTTTATTGTTAATTATTCTGTTTTTCCTCAATGACCATTAGTTTTTAAAATTCATTTGGCCTTTGATAGAGGCAGAAAATTTGCGCGGGGGGCTGGCTTGCAAGGCTGACATAGAAAAAAATTCAGGAGCACAGCGGAGGAATTATTTTCGGTCACGAAGCCTGGCCTTTCAAGCCGAAGAGGTATAAATTTGCCTCAGCAAAGGCTAAATGAACGGACCTGATCGAAAGGGTTCACTGGCTATTTTTCGCAGCAATCTTTTGATGGAGAGCGGGGGAAAAGCATATCATTGCGGCAAAAGACGACCGCCCTTCCGGCTACAATTGCCGGACGAGGCGCCCAAAGGGCTATGGTCGGCTTTTTCCGTTCCAATGGCTATTTCTTCATCAATCTTGATATGGTTCTTGCAGTTCGTAAATGATCTTAAGGCACTGGACTTAAGCATAAGCGGCGAAGGGGCCAACGATTACCGTAATGTTTACAGGCAGTTGAAAATTACGTTGGTGCCCGGAGGAAAAGGCACCTTTTAGCGTTACGAATTCTTTTGGACAGCTCCGGCATATGCCGTTGCAGTCCACTACGATTAACTAAATGATACACAACAGGTGCAAATTATCGTAATAGTAAATAAATCGCAGCGAGTAGAAAACCCTGTGTTTTGCTTCTATTAATAATTTTATAATTCCTATGAGCTATCATTTTTCGCAATTTGTACTTTTTCGCATACCCGTTTTTGCAACCGATCATTATCGGCACAACCTTAAAACCGCTCTTCGGGACACTGTATTTAGGACCGCCATCTATCTGGCAAGTCCGCAATTTTATAACCGCCTGGCAAAGGTTGACTTCGAACCCTCCCAGATGACGGCACGGGAAATCATCACACTCACCCGTTACTTGAACCGCGCCCGTTTCCGACCGGTTCCATTCGGTTTCTTTGCTTCTGTGACTATGGGCAAGTGGGCTGCTTCAGGCCGAATTGAATTAACCGAGGCACCTGCGGAGCTTGGCGTATTTGTTCAACCCGGGGAATGGCTTTTCCGGAAAATGTCAGACCGTCGAGCGGACGAATACCATTTAACGGATTTATTTGAACCCAACCCGACGCTCTACCGGGTTAAAAAGTTCTATCGCTTCATCAAGGAGGAATCCGGTCCGGAGCAACAAAAGCGCTTTCAGTTACAGTCATCACCCTATTCGCAAGTGCTCAGCAACCTGCTACAGTTTTGCAGGAATGGAAAATCGACGGAAATGATCATCCACCGAATCTGTAAGGAGGCCCATTGCAGTTTAGCGGATAGTTCTGAGTATTTTGATTTTCTTAAAGACGCTCAAATATTGTTAAGCAAAAACCGTCCTGGTATTAGCGGACGTCATGCATTTAATTTAAATCAAAACTTCGTTGGGCAACTTCCGGATGTAACGGAATTTCAAAGTTTAGGCAAGCAATGGCTGAAAAAGGCGAACCATGACCCGGTTCAAGATGACCATGATCTTTTTAATACCATACTAGTTCGTCATCCTAAGCGCGTTATGGTTGACATTAAATACCAGCAATATTTGAGACAGGGCATCACGGCATTAAACAGGCTTTGCCCTGGTGACGAACTTCCTGCGCTTACCTTATTTAAGAATCAATATCAAAAGCACTTTGAAAATGAACGCCTACCCTTGTTGCTGGCGCTCGATCCCGAGTTAGGAATCGGCTATCAAACGGAGCCCTACGAATCCCCCAATCCGCTTTTAGAAACCGTCCATATCCGGCCACGTGTACACCATGAAAACGCGGCTCCATGGTCCGCGGTGCACCGGTATTTAATGGCCGCCTGGCTTGAAATGGAGCGAATGCAGCAAAATTCTATGGCTCTTAATGAGGCTGGCCTTATGCAACTAACGGAAGGTGCGAAAATGCTGAGTGGACTGGGCTTTTCTGTATTGTTCAGTCTTACGGGAGACGGCCTGTTTATTGAAACTGCGGGCGGGGCCAATCCCGCTGCATTGATCGGTAGATTTACTGTGGCTGACCAGGAGATATTGGATGCCAGCCGGGAAATGGCGGCACAAACGGAACGATTAAACCCGGAAATCATTTTTGCCGAAATACTGCATACCAGCGATGCCCATATCGATAATGTAAACAGGCGCGAGCAAGTATGGTCCTATCAGCTGCCCTTATTGGCCGGTATACCCGGTGATGACACCGCAGAAACGCTCAGGCTGGATGATCTATATGTAGAAGTTAGCGGTGATCTGATCTATTTATATAGCAGAAAGTACCAAAAATACGTTATCCCGCGTCTGACCAGCGCGTATAATCATAGTATAGACCAACTGCCGCTCTTCCGTTTTTTAGCAGACCTTTCCTATCAGTACAGCCGCACACAATTGTCTTTTGACCTGATCAATTATTTTCCAGGTTTCCGGTACTACCCCCGTGTGAGTTATCGGCAGGTCATTCTCAGCCGGGCAACGTGGATCATCGGAAGCGACGATTTTCCTCCAAACCTTACAGAAGAAGACTGGATCGCTGCTTTTAGCCGAATGGCAGATAAAAACGGCATTCCGCATTGGTTCGTTCTTTCGGAAGGCGACCAGCAATTGGTGTTTAATCGGGAAAGTTCAGCGGATATGGTCTTATTCAGGGAATCGGTGCGTTCGAAAAACCAGGTGATCCTTCGTGAATATCTTCCGTTAAAATCAGACGGCTCAGTCGTGGAATCCTCCTCAGGCCGTCGATACCAGGTTCAATTCAACGCATTTATGCTACCGGAAGAACCGCTGAATATGCCAAACGTGGTCCCCAACAGGGAGAATGTCCTGCACGAACAACGCAAATTTGTTCCAGGCACCGAATGGCTTTACCTGAAACTTTATGTTCCGAGGCTTTCCGTAAACCGGTTACTACTTCAGTTGGAACCTTTAATCAAAAAGCGCTTTCCACATGGGAAAATTACACGCTGGTTTTTTATTCGGTATGAGGACCATGCGCCGCATATCCGGCTACGTTTTAAGATTGCGCCAGAGGACGTGGACCATATTCTGGCGGCTTTAAGGGTGATATTGGAAGATAATGTTCAGCAACACCTGGTCAGAGAATACCAATTAGATGTTTATACCAGGGAGCTGGAACGGTACCAGGCCATTGGAATTGAGGAAACGGAGGAGTTCTTTTGGCTCAGCAGTTCATTTGTGCTATATTTCATTAAATCAGTAAAAACGGGTAAAGGGGTTCCAGCTTTTTTAGCGGCGGCGCTGACGGCTAAGTTGATCGCTGAAGGTTTTTATCCAAGCCCGGAAGATCAATTAGCGTTTTGGCAGGAAGCATTTGAGGGCTATATCCAGGAATTTGAAGGCCGTCAACTCAGTGTAGATCTTGATAAGAAATATCGTGAAAACAGTGGTGATTTGGATCGTTTTTTAACCCATAGCCAACCTTTTGCAGACAAACGGCTTCTGCACTGGTTAAAAAGTATACAGTCAAAAGCCATGGCATTGGGTGTCCGAATAAATAGCAATGATGATAAAAACGATTATTTGCTCAGTTTGATCCATGTTCATCTCAACCGGTTATTTACTGATCAGCAAAGGCAGCAGGAAATGATCACCTACTTTCTATTGGCGAAATGGATGCGGTCGAAAATGGCAAGGCAAAGACATAAAATCAGGCAGACCGATCCGTCTTAATCAGTTTGCTATCCATCCTGGCGAGGAAAGCCTGTTTATAATGATCTCCCATCATGATACGCTCACCATCCTGTAGCCTGATCTGCGCGCGCTCTATAACTTTTACAAAATTGACATTGACGATAAATGAGCGATGGATACGGGCAAACAGAGATGTGGGCAGGTGCCTTTCGATCTCTTTTATGGTCAAATAGGTTGTATGCTTGCCTTCGGTCGTGTAGATATGGATATAATTTGCGGAACCTTCCATATAAATCACTTCCTCATACCTGATCTTGACCAGCCTTCCTTTCACCTCGCTCTTAATGGTGAAGAAATCGTCGCGGATCGCTTGTAACCATCTGCCGGGCCGGGCGATTTTCCGTCTTGCCCGCTGGATGCATTTGGCGAAGCGCTCATAATTAATCGGCTTAAGCAAAAAATCGAAGGCTTCGCGGTCAAATGCCTCCAGCGCATATTGCGGGAAAGCCGTAGTAAAAACAACGGTCGTATACAGGTTCACCATCTCAGCTAATTCAAGCCCCGATAGTTGCCGCATATCGACGTCAATAAACGTGATGTCAGGAGCATATTCTCCGGTCAGGTTTGGTAGCGCTTCCAGCGGGTTTTGTGAATGCCCGACCAGTGTCAGCCCTGGAGTCATTTCAATATATTCTTTCATGATGGCGATGGCATCCGGCTCATCGTCGATCACATAACAGCTAAAATTCATAGGTATAGGATCAGTTCTGTCATATAGGTTGTTGGATTATCTATTTTATTAAATCGGTGCTTGTCCGGAAAAAGGTTGGCTAACCGCTTTTGAATATTTTTCAGTCCTAAGCCGCTTTTTAAATGTGGCGTGCTTAATCTTTTTAGGTTAGCGGTCTTAAAGATCAAAGCATCTTCAGTGACTTCGAGGTCGATCCTGCCCGGATGTTTCCGTTCGCCCAAGTCGCCATGCTTGAGCATATTCTCCACCAGCGTAACCAGGATCAGCGGTGGAATCTGCACCTCCTTCAGCCTTCCTTTTTTGCTAAGCTTTAAATACAGCTCGTTGTCAAACCGCAGGGTACTCAGCTCAATCAATTTTTCGATCTGCTTAATTTCCTCCGCTAAGCTTACCATGCGGTTGTCCTGGCTGCTCAACAATGAATAATGCATTAATTCTGAAAGTAACATCACGCCTTTACCGGCCCTATCCGAATGATTATGAACAGCGTTGTAAATAAAATTGAGTGAGTTAAACAGCAGATGCGGGCTGATCTGGTTTTGGAGGTAGGCGTTTTCCGCTGTGATGTATTTGTTTTCCAGTTCCAGCGTATGGGCAACCTGTTTTAGATGCGCCTTTTCCATGACATGGTTCTGCTCCTTGAATTTTACCATGTATAGCATAGACCAGTAAGCTATGCTAAATCCGATAAAGAATATTTCACGGAATATATTGGTCAGGTAGGTTTTTTCATGGGCTTTGGTCAAGGCGTAATTAACCGCTGTACCGCCTGCAAGCCAGGCATCTACATGAAGTTTTACCCATAGGAAGAACAACATTTCTGCGAGGATCAGCAATATGGCGATCAGGTATGGCCGTGTTGTCCTGAAGAATGCAAAATCAAGAATGACATGAGCGTTTAAGTAGAATAATAAGATATTGAGAGAATAATATATGCATAGCTGGAGAGGTGAGGCGATCAGGCCGACAGTGAACTTGATGACGGCAAGTTCATACCCTATGAACAGCGCCCACACTAAAATATGCCTTAATAAAATGACCTTTAATTTGCTCATGATAACGTTTTTGTGAGCAATTGGCTTTCTATATATCACAATTGCCCCTCTGTATAATAAAGTTTAGGTTCGCCTTTCATCCCGGTAGTTTTGAACTAAAAATCACCGTTATGAAAACATCAAATCAAAAAGGTTGCACAAAAGTTCAGAAACAATATGCGACTTAAATAGGGGAAATTTTAAAGATTACCGTGAGTCGACAAAGCCCACCGAGACGGACCCCACTACGGCGACGGTAACCATTATTGTTACCACCGTCAATACGGGAATCGCTGGTAAATGTTAATGTAAAGTTAAATATTATTTAATTTATTTACCAATATACCAAACCCTGAACCTTCAGTATTTATAGCTAATTCTCATTGGAAATCAATATATCAGTATTTTGCTTAAGTCGGAATTATCAAATTTGGAAGCATGTGTCGGTATTATTCTTAACAATAACGAAATAATAAAAAGCGGCGGCACTTCAGCAGGACAGGGGGCTTTGTACGACCAATTCCATACCGCTTGTGTCGAATTGAAACAGCGGATGATCAGCGAGGTATTCGGCCCTTCAAAGGATCATGTCATCCGCCGGTATGTTCAGTTTCATCAGGCCGGATTGATCACGCTTTCTGACATCATTTTTCAGCAGGTTCGGAAGGTGGATGTTCCGATGGTCCCGGGAAAAAGTGAACTCCTGATCAGGGTGTTGAACACCTTGCAGGAATTACTTGACTTCATCGGTCAGCAGTTTTATCCTCATTTTGATGTGCTTCACGGCATCAGTCAATATGCAAGCGATATCACCAGCAATAATTTCAGAACAAAGGTGGAAACGCTCGCCCCCCTCCTGGAGCGTCAACCCATCGATCCGTCCCTGGTCACCGTTTTTTATGAGAGCATGGAAGAATGCCTGGACCAATTGCGGCTACAGCCCATAACTTACGAACAGGCAAATTATATGGACCAGCTGTTGAAACTTGTCTATTTTCAGTTAGAGGAACAAACCATCGATACCGCCCGCTTCGCGGGCCTGCTTTACCGGCAGAATTTTAACAGTACCTCTTTTGAAAGCTGGTACAGGAAATATCATCTAACCGTTCATAGCGGAAAATTAGCCGACGAAAGATTAAGTGCCATTGAACCAGTGCTACAAGAAATAGGAATTTCGGTTAACCGTAAGCCTATAGATGTTTTACTGCGTGAATGGACAACTGTGCTATTGACCTCGAACGGTGAATCGTCAAAACGCGTTAAAACCCAGGAACCGAAGATATCAAGATTGCCCCTTGTACTGTCAGTGCCACAACTGGCGCTTTTTGTCCGCCTATGTTATTTAGAAGGGTGCTTTCAAATTTCCAACATTTCCAATATCATGCGCTTTTTCACCGATCATTTTGAGTCGAAGAAACAACCCCAGGTATCCTTAAAAAGCTTCA includes:
- a CDS encoding PRTRC system ThiF family protein, coding for MKKKANKKPAVHIVQKELLQPYNPITINLIGAGGTGSQLLTALARMNHALTVLGHAGLFVRVFDDDRVDNANLGRQLFTTAELGQYKSVALINRINRFFGTNWKAETTRYDKQSLKDRDIASAVITLSCVDTVKARYEIGEILQHLTRNYGGRNRVKYWLDFGNSRSSGQVVLSTLEKITQPASELYHPVESLPLVTEEFKELLNTSAKEDNMPSCSLAEALTKQDLFINSALANCGASLLWQMFREGILFNRGFFLNLADFRTQPLKVA
- a CDS encoding PRTRC system protein B — encoded protein: MKNITQQFNSGFEPYKALLIYRHEKEEQINQFQRNEAETQIYVESYDIGRNGKPINAHPLSVKELTALHAILQTSQELQDTYLKSKGLLSNKVLYVNQQANGYAIWYTPPQEVNLFFIDGLHIPSGKFHIPAMLWKANADSLHVYALKGKAKPHENTKLCYAPYLNIYGSGQVCMGTVQINIGKTTCLEDFMATWERYFFNSNFSHSISGNNSTKTNTTDLWRSLAGLGKPFPQEELLTTRLTLKQIIR
- a CDS encoding PRTRC system protein C; this encodes MKTMILPRIFLHRENGQEIRLTDPNDTFTITDVQNFFAGTYPVLTNSKIIGPEIKNDEAVYRFESTMGTKG
- a CDS encoding prtrc system protein e — encoded protein: MNTQFFQQIAGLGFTGNFLLNIHQDETGVQTVSVVLKKDKAVNGLPPMLFKATASELDEKFFEEIKQPVKQTAGLITNLETYQKELEKVKKNGKNDKDKAVKTTTAETDEEKDDEPDLFSAPADDTEVKAEKKRLFDEAMDKSKELAKQMKYVEALAQLPDPADYPDKAELIESRRKEIEAGKEIYEKLANQFKD
- a CDS encoding single-stranded DNA-binding protein, which codes for MEITGRLVADATVRAVSEDKNVTGFRVAVNRTYQSQGERKEETAFVECTYWRTDAIAPYLTKGMLVTLSGFMTAQPWVSRDGEPMASLQFRTEQIQMLTKSANNQRG
- a CDS encoding lantibiotic dehydratase, encoding MSYHFSQFVLFRIPVFATDHYRHNLKTALRDTVFRTAIYLASPQFYNRLAKVDFEPSQMTAREIITLTRYLNRARFRPVPFGFFASVTMGKWAASGRIELTEAPAELGVFVQPGEWLFRKMSDRRADEYHLTDLFEPNPTLYRVKKFYRFIKEESGPEQQKRFQLQSSPYSQVLSNLLQFCRNGKSTEMIIHRICKEAHCSLADSSEYFDFLKDAQILLSKNRPGISGRHAFNLNQNFVGQLPDVTEFQSLGKQWLKKANHDPVQDDHDLFNTILVRHPKRVMVDIKYQQYLRQGITALNRLCPGDELPALTLFKNQYQKHFENERLPLLLALDPELGIGYQTEPYESPNPLLETVHIRPRVHHENAAPWSAVHRYLMAAWLEMERMQQNSMALNEAGLMQLTEGAKMLSGLGFSVLFSLTGDGLFIETAGGANPAALIGRFTVADQEILDASREMAAQTERLNPEIIFAEILHTSDAHIDNVNRREQVWSYQLPLLAGIPGDDTAETLRLDDLYVEVSGDLIYLYSRKYQKYVIPRLTSAYNHSIDQLPLFRFLADLSYQYSRTQLSFDLINYFPGFRYYPRVSYRQVILSRATWIIGSDDFPPNLTEEDWIAAFSRMADKNGIPHWFVLSEGDQQLVFNRESSADMVLFRESVRSKNQVILREYLPLKSDGSVVESSSGRRYQVQFNAFMLPEEPLNMPNVVPNRENVLHEQRKFVPGTEWLYLKLYVPRLSVNRLLLQLEPLIKKRFPHGKITRWFFIRYEDHAPHIRLRFKIAPEDVDHILAALRVILEDNVQQHLVREYQLDVYTRELERYQAIGIEETEEFFWLSSSFVLYFIKSVKTGKGVPAFLAAALTAKLIAEGFYPSPEDQLAFWQEAFEGYIQEFEGRQLSVDLDKKYRENSGDLDRFLTHSQPFADKRLLHWLKSIQSKAMALGVRINSNDDKNDYLLSLIHVHLNRLFTDQQRQQEMITYFLLAKWMRSKMARQRHKIRQTDPS
- a CDS encoding LytTR family DNA-binding domain-containing protein, with amino-acid sequence MNFSCYVIDDEPDAIAIMKEYIEMTPGLTLVGHSQNPLEALPNLTGEYAPDITFIDVDMRQLSGLELAEMVNLYTTVVFTTAFPQYALEAFDREAFDFLLKPINYERFAKCIQRARRKIARPGRWLQAIRDDFFTIKSEVKGRLVKIRYEEVIYMEGSANYIHIYTTEGKHTTYLTIKEIERHLPTSLFARIHRSFIVNVNFVKVIERAQIRLQDGERIMMGDHYKQAFLARMDSKLIKTDRSA